A window of the Phaseolus vulgaris cultivar G19833 chromosome 5, P. vulgaris v2.0, whole genome shotgun sequence genome harbors these coding sequences:
- the LOC137834349 gene encoding uncharacterized protein, with protein sequence MAYSSKYVQPAIPKFDGHYDHWLVEHGISVVENKATASEAELKLMEEQRLKDLKIKNYLYQAINREILYIILIDDTSKHISDSMKQKFQGYTRVKIAQLQALLRDFEMLQMKDGEKVNSYFARTLKIAKNMKACGESMLENVITAKILRSMIPNFNYVVCSIEESNNLNTMTIDELQSSLLVHKQRMTYQGEEKQVLQITNEDKGGRGRGKDRDSF encoded by the exons ATGGCATATTCCAGCAAATACGTGCAACCTGCAATTCCCAAGTTTGATGGGCATTATGATCATTGG TTGGTGGAACATGGGATTTCAGTAGTAGAAAATAAAGCTACTGCATCAGAAGCGGAACTCAAACTCATGGAAGAACAACGATTGAAAGATCTGAAGATAAAGAACTATCTTTATCAAGCCATTAATAGAGAAATCTTATATATTATACTCATTGATGATACATCCAAACACATATCAGATTCTATGAAGCAAAAATTTCAAGGTTATACTCGAGTGAAGATAGCACAATTACAAGCCCTGCTGAGAGATTTTGAAATGTTGCAGATGAAGGACGGAGAGAAGGTTAACTCATACTTTGCTCGTACTTTGAAAATTGCTAAAAACATGAAGGCGTGTGGTGAAAGCATGCTTGAGAATGTCATTACTGCAAAAATCTTGCGGTCAATGATTcctaattttaattatgttgtgTGTTCAATTGAAGAATCCAACAACTTGAACACTATGACCATTGACGAATTGCAGAGTAGTCTTTTGGTTCACAAGCAAAGAATGACATATCAAGGAGAAGAAAAACAAGTACTACAAATTACAAATGAAGATAAAGGAGGACGAGGCAGAGGAAAAGATAGAGATTCTTTCTGA